In Streptomyces sclerotialus, one genomic interval encodes:
- a CDS encoding DUF5703 family protein: MPEYEFCDVYVPRGVSRKAATRLLTDHAEYGHWELDRLRLNPDGSRKVRLRRRIIRQIRATW, encoded by the coding sequence ATGCCGGAATATGAATTCTGCGATGTGTATGTGCCGCGGGGAGTCTCCCGTAAGGCCGCCACACGCCTGCTGACCGACCACGCCGAGTACGGACACTGGGAGTTGGACCGCCTCCGCCTCAATCCCGACGGCAGCCGCAAGGTGCGGCTGCGCCGCCGGATCATCCGCCAGATTCGCGCGACCTGGTGA
- a CDS encoding chaplin family protein produces the protein MRKVARKSLITVVAAGGALAVSGGYAHADSGTSGAAAHSPGVLSGNAVQVPVDVPVNVCGNTVNVAGLLNPAAGNSCGNGSGGGQHGGHGSGPAAEAEGGTHDSPGVGSGNSVQVSVNVPVNICGNSVTVIGGLNPVTGNDCGNDAPTKPPSGPEKPEHPEQPEQPEQPGPSQPPDDGTQPPGDDHQPPGDDTPPPPQEPDHPGQPENPDQPENPDQPGNPDQPGDPGQPGEPGEPAYPGGGEGRDTHPQTPPRSHQEIVTTPATHPRPAGRRQLAETGQGPAGALLPTGAALLGAGVILYRKARTTGGVRG, from the coding sequence ATGCGTAAGGTCGCGAGAAAAAGCCTGATCACCGTCGTGGCCGCGGGCGGCGCACTCGCCGTTTCAGGGGGTTACGCGCACGCGGATTCGGGCACGAGCGGCGCGGCCGCTCATTCACCGGGGGTGCTGTCGGGAAATGCGGTCCAGGTTCCGGTGGACGTTCCGGTCAACGTCTGCGGCAACACCGTGAACGTCGCCGGCCTCCTCAACCCGGCGGCGGGAAACAGCTGCGGGAACGGCTCCGGCGGCGGACAGCACGGCGGCCACGGCTCGGGCCCCGCCGCCGAGGCCGAGGGGGGCACGCACGACTCCCCGGGCGTCGGCTCGGGCAACAGCGTCCAGGTGTCCGTGAACGTACCGGTCAACATCTGCGGCAACAGCGTGACCGTCATCGGCGGGCTCAACCCCGTCACGGGCAACGACTGCGGCAACGACGCACCCACGAAGCCGCCGTCCGGCCCGGAGAAGCCGGAACATCCGGAACAGCCGGAACAGCCGGAACAGCCGGGGCCGTCCCAGCCGCCGGACGATGGCACCCAGCCGCCGGGTGACGACCACCAGCCGCCCGGTGACGACACACCGCCCCCGCCGCAGGAGCCGGACCATCCCGGGCAGCCGGAGAACCCTGACCAGCCGGAGAACCCTGACCAGCCGGGGAATCCTGACCAGCCGGGGGACCCTGGGCAACCGGGGGAGCCCGGAGAGCCGGCGTACCCGGGCGGTGGCGAAGGCCGGGACACCCACCCGCAGACGCCGCCGCGCTCACACCAGGAGATCGTCACCACGCCCGCCACCCACCCCCGGCCCGCCGGACGCCGGCAGCTGGCGGAGACGGGCCAGGGCCCGGCCGGCGCACTGCTCCCCACCGGCGCGGCGCTGCTCGGCGCGGGCGTGATCCTGTACCGCAAGGCCCGGACGACGGGCGGAGTGCGGGGCTAG